In Candidatus Bathyarchaeia archaeon, the following are encoded in one genomic region:
- the cdhD gene encoding CO dehydrogenase/acetyl-CoA synthase subunit delta, whose translation MGAEEGRKRDENAGAIIRLGPKLLELLSKLGEIELEDVEINAEELEIWIPTVIPQVIPAQPAVTVPPTPKVLPKKPTEILAAEFKPLTQTYPGRIVEVKLGATKAEGGSRGRVVRIGGEAAPSFYLWEEFPPNPPAISADVFDMEISLPRALRMHVQDVIGDPAAWAKLAVDKFEADMITVHLVSTDPLIKNTPPNEAAKTIEEVLQAVDVPVIIGGCGDPRKDAEVFKRVAEVAHGERVMLSSLTLDMAEAGILGDVARVAREHGHVVLAFTAMELNRAKELNRRLYEYLPRDSIVMDLTTAALGYGLEYSFTIHERARLAALGGDVELQHPTSSGSTNAWAAREAWMKLGPEWEPRELRGPLWETITALTLLLAGVDMFMMMHPAAIRTVKEVIKSLLNWGKSRPEDIADWITLKI comes from the coding sequence ATGGGGGCTGAAGAAGGGAGAAAGCGGGATGAGAATGCTGGCGCAATAATTAGGCTCGGCCCAAAACTCCTCGAATTGCTGAGCAAGCTCGGCGAAATAGAGCTCGAAGATGTTGAAATAAACGCTGAGGAGCTTGAAATATGGATTCCAACAGTTATCCCGCAGGTTATACCGGCACAGCCAGCTGTCACGGTTCCACCAACACCAAAAGTGCTGCCCAAGAAGCCCACAGAGATATTGGCTGCTGAGTTTAAGCCACTAACCCAAACATATCCGGGAAGAATAGTTGAGGTTAAGCTTGGTGCAACTAAGGCTGAGGGTGGCTCAAGGGGCAGGGTTGTAAGGATTGGTGGCGAGGCTGCACCATCATTCTATTTGTGGGAGGAGTTTCCACCTAATCCACCAGCCATATCGGCCGACGTATTTGATATGGAGATTAGTCTACCAAGAGCCTTAAGGATGCACGTTCAGGATGTTATAGGTGACCCGGCTGCATGGGCTAAGCTTGCTGTTGACAAGTTCGAAGCCGACATGATTACGGTTCACTTGGTTAGTACAGACCCGCTAATCAAGAATACTCCGCCGAATGAGGCTGCAAAAACGATTGAGGAGGTTCTCCAGGCCGTTGATGTTCCAGTTATTATTGGTGGATGCGGAGACCCGAGGAAGGATGCCGAAGTCTTCAAGAGGGTTGCTGAGGTTGCACATGGAGAGAGGGTTATGCTGAGCTCACTAACGCTTGATATGGCTGAAGCTGGCATTTTAGGTGATGTTGCAAGGGTTGCCAGGGAGCATGGGCATGTTGTTCTAGCTTTTACGGCTATGGAGTTGAATAGGGCTAAGGAACTGAATAGGAGGCTCTACGAGTATCTGCCAAGAGACAGCATAGTAATGGACTTGACGACGGCGGCGTTAGGCTACGGCCTAGAATACTCCTTCACAATACATGAGAGGGCTAGGCTTGCAGCGCTCGGAGGAGACGTGGAATTACAGCACCCAACATCATCCGGGTCAACGAATGCCTGGGCTGCTAGGGAGGCTTGGATGAAACTTGGACCGGAGTGGGAGCCTAGGGAGCTTAGGGGCCCATTATGGGAGACGATTACCGCGTTAACGCTGCTATTGGCTGGAGTAGATATGTTCATGATGATGCATCCGGCTGCAAT